The Ovis aries strain OAR_USU_Benz2616 breed Rambouillet chromosome 8, ARS-UI_Ramb_v3.0, whole genome shotgun sequence genome includes the window AAAGGAAACCCGGACAGATTCCACCCAAACTCCCAGCTGAGTGAGCCGAGAATTATTAGTGTAGGGTAGATGGGAGTAATATCTATTAATAGATTTCATCAGGGCCTCCAAGACCAAGAGGGatgaaacagagatgaaaatGAGAGAGATGAAAGTGTAATGAGCAATGGCCCAGAgcattttctcctgttttgtaACAACTGGGCCCATAAGGTACAACACATCACGTGCCTAACTGGCTCTCCATCTCAGGAGCTATGTGGACAAGGTTGGTGGGCACTACCTCAGCCACCTGAAAAGAATTCTGGGATGGCACTGAAACTTCTTTCTGCAACTATCTCCAAATCTCGACTTGAATTCTTCCAACTTCTCCAGTTTCAGCTTGCAGGATATCCCTGTAGCTTCCTACTCTATGATGAGAACAGGGGAAAATGATGTGACTGTACTTGGAGACATGCTCCATTTTCGTTTTTAGAGATGCATTCTGAAGTAACTAGGGGTAAAACAACATAATAATTGGGGATTTACTTCAATccttcaggaaagaaaagaaccaaGTGTCTGTGGCAAAATCCTGCTAACTGTGCAGTCTGCTGATGGGAGTTCATtgtatctgtctctctcctgtcGTGCAGGTTTGAGAAACTTCATTGAAAAAATGTTTCTCTATAAGAGGAACAAGCCTCACCTGATTATCCATATCTTTGATGACCAATAGGACAGGACTGTCTAGTGCTGCTGACTTCCGGTAGAGAGTTTTCAAGCTGGTCCCATGCTCTAGCGTGCTGTACGCGAGTCTCCATGGATAGCCCTGCACCCTTGCTGGAAGGCGTCGGGCCAGCTGTGAATCCAAGGATGGAGATGTAAATATACAGGCTGCCTGAAAATCATCACGCATGAACTTGTAGCACCAAACAGATGCCTGTGGCTCAAACTCAAAAATCACATGACTTTCCACATTGTTCCCCTTTACTCTAGCAAGTACTTGCCACTATAAACTGAGAAGGCAAAACCATCATTGCTTGACATTGTTTACCTTGGCAGGAATGCTCCCCAGAGCATGTCCTCCCTCTCAGGGATGGTGCTGAAGGGTTACTGTGCCACTATACATTTGCAGATAGAGCACCGAGCTTGATTAAGAGGTATGAGTTAGAGTCATGCTGTCTTCTGTACACTTCAGCCTTTCTTTCACTGAGTATTTTACCAGCTGATCTTTCTAAACATGCCAAGGCTCAGAGCTGTTGCTGACAACTGAAGAGTCTCACCAAACTGAGCACAAGAAAGCATGGGTATTTTATGCCAGTAATCAGACGGAGTTTGTCCTCCTTGCACTTGTATTTGTCGCTAACTTTAATATTTAACTTGATTTTGGCtgtcatagggcttcccaggtggtgctagtggtaaaaaacccacctggcaatgcagaagacgtaagggatgcaggtttgatccctgggtcaggaagatcccctggtggagggcatggcaacccactccagtattcttgcctagagaatcccatggacagagaagcctggagggttacagtccataggatcacacacaactgaagtgactaagcacagtagcTGTCATAAATATCAATAAtgcatatcttttaaaaaatacaaacaacggAGGCTATGAAAGATGTTGAGGTCCTCAAAATGCTTGGCGTAGCTCTAGAATCAGCATGAACTCCGTAACTGCTTGGTCAAGTCACTTAGCTTTACGGGCCATCACAGATGCTTTTATAAATTGAGGGACTTGAACTTGGTGATTCTTTAAGgtctctgaatttcagtttctaaGGTAATTGATGGGGGAAGTACAAGAGGTTCCCTTCCTAAAGTTCAAACTCAAGCACATAGTATTTCATGAAAACATAATTAAGAGATGCtcaggaaatagaaacaaaacaaaacaaaacaaaactaagagaAAGGAAAGTTTTTCCTAGTAGTAATAGATGGTTTTCATAAAGCAAGTTAAGTGTACTTGCTATGTGACGTTTACTGAGCCTGATCAATTAAAACCATCGGAACTCTGAGATAAatgatccttttaaaatatgttaggaCTATAATAGGACACTTTAAACGTTATTCTGAAGACAAGAAATGGTTTTTTGCTCAGGTCTCAGGAAATGGATGTTGGCCAAGTCCTCCTTCTCCCAAGAGGGTGGCAGGGACACTGTCTTTCTGAAACAGGGGGTCTTGGTCAGGCTGCTGGGGTTTTCCTTTGAAACTGGACTCACTCTCCACCCCAAGTGAGAAGAGCAAATGGTCTCGAGGTTTGGAAGgcccccaccctcatccccagGGAGCACACACCTGCTCGATGTGCATGTTCTCCAGAAGCGCGCTGTGGGGCTGCAGGGTTGGCAGGGCGGCCTCGTCCTCATCTTCGTAGTAGCTGCACGTGCTCTTCCTGCGTTTTGCCTCCTCGACCGTGATGATCTGAAACAGAGAAGCCAGGTAAACCAAGAAAAATGATATTCTGGCTTTTCCTTCACCTGCTATTAACAAAAAGGACCTCAGGTACACGATTGCCTGTAACCAGTAGGTTTAGCAGCGGGACATAAACTGAGCCAAGACTCTTGGGGGAAACGGCTAATTATAATCTCGATTTCAGAGAAAATGCAGAATTTAACACAGAGTGGCTGCAACACTTAATATGTACAAATTAAGTCACAAGTTTTCCAGTCTTGTTACTCTCGGCCATCAGGTAAGAATTATGTATAATTTCACAAGTGATTCATACCTTTGAAATGCCCTGAATGATTCTCCATTAGCCTGCATCTAAATTTGAATTATTAAGGGAGTAATTAGAGATCATACTATGAGTAAGTCTTCTATAAATAGGGAAATTGGGAAGATTAAGAATAGCTTTTTAATCAAGACTCCTAACGTTTCCTCTCAAGGCCAGGCACATAGCAACCAACAAGCAATCACAGCAACACCGAATGATAACATCTatggaaaataacaaaacaaagagGCATCAAGCTTTAGTCTAGATTGTAATTCTGTTATGATTCTTTATGGACAGTTCAGAAGCCATCAAAGTAGTATTTCCTTCAAAGCTGAAAACAGAAGCACGATGTTGGTACACACCATTTATTTCATCGTAAATACACTTGTCAAGTACCAGGTTCGAATCTTTTCgccttctgcttctctgaaaATCTGGATAAGTCaccaaattattttgaaattgaaGGGTATAGAGAGAAAGTAACTAATATACTAAAATACCTGAGTACAATGGAATGATTTTTGCATTATAGAGAAAAAGCACTTACGTTACCTTAGTGAAAAGTTGCCCGATAGTGACTACTTAGTTTCCAGAATGCTGTCACCTAAGCCTGatttacaggtaaggaaattgGCCCTTAAATTTTTACCGTTTTCTAAGGGGTATTTACTTAAAGAACACACTGTCAAAGAATCACAAATTCAGCATTTTAAATGTGTTAAGTAAAGCACATGTTTGGGGGGGGGACCTCTGCATTTAACACAAGTACAAAATGGGGCtgcagaatgaaaaaataaagtgtggAATTTTGACTCCAAAGGGAAGGGGCAAACCACACCGGTGTCTCTCTCCAAAGTGAATAAAAGACCTGCTCTGGCGGAGAGAGCAGCCTGATCCTTTCTAATTAGAAAGCGTTTCAAAACATCTGAGTGGCAGAGTGCAGAGGGTCCGCGGGCACCTGATAAGCTATCAGGACTCCAACATACCTTCACAAAAGGCTCTTGGTCCGGTCTGGCacaatagaaaatctgaatgtcTGGAGGCAGTCTTCGGACTCGCATTGTGAAGGGGTGGGAACTGCCTGCTTGCTCTCTGAAGGGAACAGGTTTTTTGCCTGTCTGCCTCCACAGCACTGTTAGAGCCACGAGGAGCTACAACTGCTTATGTAGTATCTAGTTTCCTGCATGATTGAGTTTCTGTTTCCCTTAGGAGAGCGTTCAATATTTCTCCAGGAACACACCCAAATTAGGATTTCGAGCAAACACACACTTCCTGTTAGGCATAGCTGTGAGGCTGTAAAATGACACTTTCACCTTTGAAACGCTGGTGGTTTCCTAACAGCACAACAAAACCTCATTGTTGTgcgtttttttttcccccttcttcatCTTGTACTTTTCTTCCCAACTGTCCTCCGGCTGCCTGAGCTAGCTTTTTCTAGCCCTGCCTtctcagatttttctttcttgcatcttctctgaAGGGAAATCTCCATTTTAAATCTTTGAGTGTGCTCGCTGACATCAGTTTGAATCTCAAAGGAAAGATGAAAAGGAGGCTTTACCGGAGGTAGGTTCATTACATTTAGAACAACGGCGTTTCACTTCAAGACCCTGTCTGTTGAGTATGAGAGACGTTCAGAGGAAGGAAGAACATCTGGTTTATATGAAGCTGAGAAAAACGTTACTTTAGATTCAGTTTTTCAAAAGAGTCGGCCAAGTAATATTTACCTTTTaacctttcaaaatattaatctTAATGACAAATAAGCATGATGAGTCTTCCTCTACTGGCCAGGGCAGATTTCTAGGGGTtggagagaaatgcagatcacTATTGGATCAATTTTCAAGGATCTTTCTGTGAGTTTTCCAGGTCATAAATGGCCTTTTGGTACCGCTGGGGGATTGAGTGCCGCTACACAGATCATCCCAGGGGTCATGAGGCTGTGGAGGATGTTTGGTGACCAGTCTCAGGTTGGCCAGAACTTATTCTCAGTGCGAGAGTCTGGACACAATCTAGGGCAGAAGCGCTTGGACTCTGCGCCAGTGAGCTGGCATACCCTTCAGTGCCTGGCGCTTCGTGACAGCTAACATTTGCTGAGTGCTTTCTCTATGACCCCAGTGCCAGCTGCTTTGCAAGGCGTGACACAAGCAATTACAATATATCATTTGTTCGCTTTTCAAATTAGCAGAAGTTTTGAGAAAGGAAGAACAGTTAATAAAGCTTTCTGTTAGCAGAAGCACAGTGAGAAGGGTATGCCTCACATTTCTGGCAAACTGTCATTATATACAAAATTAGGAGACTTAAAAAAGTAATGCCCTTATGCTAAGTAATTTCACTTTCAGGAAATTAGGAAAAGAGTCAGAGTTACACATCATCTCACCCTTGTGAAAAACTTGAATGAATACGATTTCTACAAGTGGCGGAATTGTTAAATTTTGATTGAGGCTTAAAATATGTAACCATTAAAACAAGGCTTCCAAATCTTTAAATATGATACAATTCTCACAAGATGTCAGGTAAGAAAAGCCAGATACCAAACTATACATAAAAATGATCtcattttgcaaaaataaaaagactcacTCTCCCTACCCTTACCCCCTAGAAAACACTCTATGAtagaaagagtttaaaaaatgtacaaaagtGTTGTGTGgttagatattatttttaaaatgtgcagcaTTGTGCTTTTCTATAGCTTCCAAATTTAATATAATAAGCAGGTATTTTATAAAACTAGGGAATAATGCCTATTTGAAGAGCTTGGTGTGGAGGGTGGACTAATGGTTGGGTTGGCTGGAGGTGCCCTTGAAAGGGTGCAGACAGCTTACTAGGGCGGTGGGCCCCACCCCACATGAGATCAGAATCAACAGACTCTAACTGGAGATGACtgaggatgaaagagaagaatcTGGGATGATATTTAGGCTTCTGACTTGGGGCACCACTAATTAAGATGAGAAGGCATGAGGACAAGCATGTTTGGGGGAAAGATGACAGGACTTTGGACATGCTGAGGATCAGACACCCGTTAGGGGAGTGAAGCTTCCTCTTCCCACCCACAGAGGAGAAGGAATGGGACGCCAGGGGCCCGGCTTTAAGGTAATGCTAGTAAGCTGAGTCTGCTCCTGCATGGGAAGGAGCCAGGACAGCTCAATTCTTCGCTTCATTGTACTTTTGGACTTTCTTGTCCATGTGGCAAGAAACCGGGATAACAGTCCAGTCACCTCTGTCTCCAGGTATCTCTTCTTTCCATGTGCCCCAAGTGTTAACAAGAGCACTAGGGTCTTGGAAGAGGCCACCCcgtttcttcctccttctccatccctccttttcttcctcttccaccaCAGGTCTAGAGACACACCTTCTAGAGGGATGAGCGCTCTCTTTTATCCTGCTCAGTGGCTCAGCCTGAGAGGCTCACTCAAGCCCACTCGACTCTAACCCGGGAAGCAGACTTCTCTCTCTCCGCATGCCTCCTCAGCGCCTTTTCCTCTGTGTGCTGGAGGGCACGGCCACTGCTCCCACTGGACTTGTCAGGAGCTGAGATTCAAGGTTGGGATTAGTGGAAAGAGGCAGAATAGGCCTAAACGAGGGCTGCTTCCGTTCAAGATATCCAGACCTAGTCAGGAAAGGATTGAATTCCCAAAACAATTGAAACCCTCTCTCCAGGCCTCCATACTGAGGCAAGAGACCACACATAGCCTCTACAAGAAAATATACCTTTCCCAGCTCTGCTTCTTCTCGGCACATATCTCATGGGGGCCTCTTGGGCACAGATGGTTAGGTGAGGAGGACAGGAATTGATATTCCCTGATGCCTTAGCCAGAATGCCAGTGTCACGCCATCTCTGCCTCGTGGAGACCCAGGGGTCCCTGTGGGGCCTCTATGTGCTTGACAGCGGCAgcttggaaagaaagaagcatgTGAAGCAGACATGTGGGAATCTGCAGCATAAATCTCAAAAGCTGATGAGCTCATCCAAGGAAGATGTAATagatgagaagagaaaaagagtcagaaataaacCCTTGGGGAACACCATGAGAAAACGAACAAGCAAAGTatatttgggggacttccctggtgggctagtggttaagaatctgccttccaatgcaggggacgtgggtttgatccctggttggggagctaggatcccacttatcccagggcaactaa containing:
- the NCOA7 gene encoding nuclear receptor coactivator 7 isoform X5 is translated as MRVRRLPPDIQIFYCARPDQEPFVKIITVEEAKRRKSTCSYYEDEDEAALPTLQPHSALLENMHIEQLARRLPARVQGYPWRLAYSTLEHGTSLKTLYRKSAALDSPVLLVIKDMDNQIFGAYATHPFKFSDHYYGTGETFLYTFSPHFKVFKWSGENSYFINGDISSLELGGGGGRFGLWLDADLYHGRSNSCSTFNNDILSKKEDFIVQDLEVWTFE